CACCCTGCATTTTCCCATGATCGGTCATTTTTATTTCGTTATCAAAGCCTTTTTGCCTTAATTTTTCTAAGATCTGGCTTAGCGTATTCATTTCTACTGGCTGTTCCATAACATTTGTTTTTATATGTTATAAAACAACCAGGGTTTGAAAAGGTTTGATAAATTATAATGAAACCATCATGATTTATCAACCACACTTGGGATGAATAAATCTGATAGCTTCATAACAGTTAAACAAGAAATTTAAACAAATGAAAAAGCTGCTTTAACTTTATCTGTGAAGTCTAGTTTTTCCCAGGTAAAAAGTTCTACTGTCAACACCTTTTCCTCGCCGTTTGGCGTTCTGAAGGTTTTGGTCACCGTTTCTGGTTTTCTGCCCATGTGGCCATATGCTGCTGTTTCGCTATAAATAGGGTTTCTTAATTTTAAGCGTTGCTCAATAAAATACGGGCGCATGTCAAATATTTCTTCAACAATTTTAGCTATCTCGCCATCATTAAGTTTTACTTTTGAAGTTCCATAGGTATTGATATAAATACCCATTGGTTTAGCAACACCGATAGCATAACTTACCTGTACCAGTATTTCATCAGCAACACCAGCTGCTACCAGGTTCTTTGCAATATGACGGGTAGCATAAGCAGCAGAACGGTCTACTTTAGAAGGATCTTTTCCGGAGAAGGCACCACCACCATGCGCACCTTTACCACCATAAGTATCTACAATGATTTTACGGCCTGTTAGGCCAGTATCGCCATGAGGACCACCAATTACAAATTTACCTGTAGGGTTGATGTGGTATTCAATCTGATCGTTAAAGAAATGTGCATATTGAGGATATTTGGCGATGATCCTTGGAATTAAGATCGTGATCAGGTCGTTTTTGATTTTAGCCAGCATGGTTGCTTCTTCGTCAAAATCGTCGTGTTGTGTAGAAATTACAATGGCCGCAATGCGAAGCGGTTTGTTGTTGTCGCTGTATTCCAGTGTTACCTGTGATTTAGCATCAGGGCGTAAATAAGTGATTTCTTTATTTTCGCGTCTTAAAATTGCTAATTCCTGCAGTAAGGTATGAGATAAATCCAGTGCCAATGGCATATAGTTCTCAGTTTCGTTAGTTGCATAACCAAACATCATTCCCTGATCACCAGCACCTTGTTCTTCTTTAGTAGTTCTGTCTACACCCTGGTTAATGTCTTGCGACTGCTCATGTATGGCAGATAAAATGCCACATGAGTTTGCTTCAAACATATATTCGCTTTTGGTATAGCCGATTTTCTTAATTACGTCCCTGGCAATTTGCTGAACATCCAGATAAGTTTTAGACTTTACTTCTCCGGCTAAGATTACCTGACCAGTTGTTACCAGGGTTTCGCAGGCAACTTTCGACTCGGCATCGAAAGCTAGAAAGTTATCAATTAATGCGTCTGATATTTGATCTGCAATTTTATCAGGATGGCCTTCAGAAACAGATTCTGACGTAAATAAATAAGGCATTTTAAATAATTAATTTTTACAATGTACAATTATATAAAATGGAGTTTGACCCTGTAAATACAGGCGGTAAAAGGAAGTGTATTAATGGTTAGCACTTTTTTTTACGTGGTTGCAATCCCGCTATTTTTAGATAGCATCGCAAATCAGTCCACTTTTATGGTTCAAAATTACACTATATATTCAAATAGTCAAAAAATATCAATTATTTTGTAGAATCTTAATCAGGCATTTTGACAAAAACTAACATCCTATTTATCATCAACCCGATATCGGGAGGAAAGAATAAATTAAAGATCCCGGGAATTATTGAGGCCCATCTGGACCATAGGCAGTTTAACGCTAATTTTAGTTTTACGGAATACGTAGGGCATGCGGCGGAAATAGCTGAGGAAGCTGCAAATCATAATTTTGACGTCATTGTAGCTGTGGGTGGCGATGGTACCATTAATGAGATTGGTACCAAGGTGATGAAAAGCAATAAAGTGCTGGGGATTATTCCGTTTGGCTCGGGCAATGGCCTGGCCCGGTTTTTAAAAATCCCCATGAACACGAAGGGCGCTATTGAGGTGATCAATAAATTACATATTTCTAAAATTGATACGGCCACATTTAACGATAAATACTTTTTTAACATGGCAGGGATGGGTTTCGATGCCCACATCAGTTCAATTTTTGCAGGTAATAAAAAACGTGGCTTATCGGGTTATGTAAAACTGGGTTTAAAAGAAATGATGGACTATAAAGCTCAGCAATATGATATTACTGTTGATGGAATTGCATACAGCAGAAAAGCTTTTGTAGTTAGCATTGCAAATTCTTCACAGTACGGCAACAATGCGCATGTATCCCCGCGGGCCTCAGTTACCGATGGCTTATTGGATGTATGCATCATTAAAAAGTTTCCATTGTATAAAATGCCTGTATTGGCAATGGAAATGATATTGGCTAAAACCGATCACTCTGAGCTGGTAGAGATCATCAGGGGTAAGCATATTCAAATTGGGAGGGAGGCAGATGCAGCCATCCACATTGATGGGGAGCCATTTTTTATGGGTGCTGACATTGAGATCACCGTTGATCCCTTATCTTTGCAAATCATTACACCGTTATGAGCACTAAAAAGAAAGTATTGAATGATTTTGGTGGAATCATGTATTCTACGGATCCTGGGTTTGTCTACGAAGAAGAGGAGCAAAGTCCCCGGGAAGCATTACCCAATAACCAGCAAGATCTTAGGGTGACGCTTGACCGTAAAAACCGCGGCGGTAAGGCTGTTACTTTAATTACCGGGTTTGCGGGAACGGAGGAAGAACTGGACAAGCTGGCAAAAACACTAAAAAGCAAATGCGGTGTTGGCGGGGCAGCAAAGGACGGGGAAATTTTGATTCAGGGAGATTTTAGAGACAAGGTTATTTTACTGCTGCAAAAGGAAGGTTTTAAAGTTAAAAAATCTGGCGGATAAATAGAGTAATGTATTTATGGTCAATGTATTATGGAATAGTGTATCCGGGACAATAAGTTAAAAATACCTGGTAAAAAAATACCTCCTGCCTTTTTATCTGTATAACTTTGCTGCATAAACTTATTATGTATGAGCAAAGTTTTTAAAAACAAGCCTGACTTAAGTCGTTTGAATTTAAATGCAGAAAGGGCTTTATATCAGCTGGATGTACCACAGTTGGTTGAAGAAGCATTAAAAAATGGGGAAGGCACGCTCGCTGACAGCGGAGCGCTGGCCATAGACACTGGTGAGTTTACCGGCCGATCACCAAAGGATAGGTTCATAGTCTATGACGACCTTACACGTGACAGTGTATTTTGGGGAGAAATCAATATAAAATTTAGTCCCGCTCATTTTGACAGCTTATATGATCAGGTAACTGAGCACCTCAATAAAAATAAGTTTTATGTACGTGATGCCTATGCCTGTGCAGATCCGGCATTTAAAACATCCATTAGGGTAGTTACGGAAAGGGCTTATCAGAATCTTTTCGCGCACAATCTGTTCTTGCGGTACGGAAACCAGGAAGCGGAAGATAATGAAGGGAGTGACCCGGAATGGACTGTGGTTGCTGCGCCCTCTTTTTTAGCGAATCCTGTTTTGGATGGTACAAGACAGCCTAACTTTTCGATCCTCAACTTTAGCAGAAAGATCATCCTGATTGGCGGCACGGGTTATACAGGGGAAATTAAAAAGGGCATATTCTCTGTATTAAATTTTATTTTGCCTCAAAATCATGGCATGCTTCCTATGCATTGCTCTGCGAATATTGGCGAAGATGGCGATACGGCTATTTTCTTCGGTTTATCTGGAACAGGAAAAACGACGCTTTCTGCGGACCCTAAACGGGGGCTGATTGGGGATGATGAGCATGGTTGGGGAAGGGAAACCGTTTTTAATTTTGAAGGTGGGTGTTATGCGAAATGTGTAGACCTTAGTTTTGAAAAGGAGCCCCAGATATTTAATGCGGTACGTTTTGGTGCGTTACTGGAGAATGTCAATTATTTTGCCGGAACGCGAATTGTAGATTTTTCGGACATCAGAAAAACGGAGAATACCAGGGTCGCTTATCCCATTGATTACATTTCTAATGCTGTAATACCTTCGGTAGGAAACGTTCCTAAGAACATCTTCTTTTTAACTGCTGACGCCTTTGGTGTGCTGCCGCCTATTTCAAAATTGACTGCGGGACAGGCTATGTTTCATTTTATTTCTGGCTATACGGCAAAGGTAGCAGGTACTGAAGCGGGTGTTACAGAACCACAGCTTACCTTTTCGGCCTGCTTTGGAAAGGCCTTTTTGCCGCTGCATCCCACAAAGTATGCAGAATTGCTGGGGGAGAAGCTGAAAAAGCATAACGTAAAGGTCTGGTTGATTAATACTGGCTGGACCGGCGGTGTATATGGAACAGGGACAAGGATGAAACTTGCTTACACACGGGCCATGATTACGGCCGCTATGGATGGACTGCTGGATGAAGTTGGATTTGCCGAACATCCTGTGTTTGGGTTGATGATGCCGATGAGTTGTCCAAATGTCCCGGCAGAAATTTTAAATCCCAGAAATACCTGGGCTGAAGGTGCGGCATACGATCAGAAAGCGAGCGAGCTTGCACAAGCTTTTATAGATAACTTTAAGCAGTTTGAAGAATTTGCGGGAGAAGAAATGCTGGCGGCAGTCCCAAAAACACGCGAAATAGCGATTTAATCTATTTTTTTTGTCCAAAAATTTGCAATTCAATTTTTTTTTAGTTTTAATTGTGAAAGATTGTCTCCCTAAAGAAGGCAATCTTTTTTAATTAAAACCATTGGATCATTCTGTGAGGGGAAACAATCAGCACGCATGGGCGTTGTGCTTAACATAAATTTAACATAGAATTTAAATTCAAAGTTTTAGGTTTGTTATTGCAACAATTGTGTAAATTCGTCGTTGACTGTATTACGGAGTGTAATCTGAAATTTAAAAAAGTACTAAAAACTAAAAAACACTAAAAAACTAAAAAAAAAATGGCAAACGCACCAAAACCAACAACAGTTCAGAAAGAAAGCTCTACAGCTTCAAACTTATTCGCTACCCTTGTTATTCCTATCTGTATTATCATAGGTATTTTATTGTACAAATTTGTATTGGGTGATCCAGCCAACTTTGCTGACGGAGATCCAACAAAAGAGCCATTAGTAGGTAACTATGCAGGTATGGCTTACAAAGGGGGAGTTATCGTACCAGTATTAATGGGGATGTTTTTAATGGTAATCGTATTCTCTGTAGAAAGGTTTATTGTTATTGGTAAAGCAACAGGATCAGGAAGTTTAGATGCTTTCGTGAAAAAAGTACAAGGACTTTTAAGTGCTAATAACATTGAAGCGGCTATGGCTGAGTGTGATAAGCAAAAAGGTTCTGTGGCGAACGTAATCAAATCTGGTTTGAAAAAATACCGTGAGATGGAAACTGAAACCAACATGGATACAGATCAGAAATGTCTTGCCATCCAAAAAGATATTGAAGAAGCAACTACTTTGGAGATGCCAATGTTAGAGCAAAACTTAACTGTTGTAGCTACATTGGTTTCTGTGGGTACATTGACAGGTCTGTTGGGAACAGTAACAGGTATGATCAAGGCCTTCGGTGGTTTGGCTACATCTGGAGCTCCGGATCAGGCAGCACTTGCAAGTGGTATCTCTGAGGCCCTAATCAACACAGCTACTGGTATTGGTACTTCTACTGTTGCGATTATCATGTACAACATTCTGACTTCTAAAATTGATAAATTGACTTATGCGATTGATGAAGCTGGTTTTAGCATCATCCAAACTTATGCTTCTACGCATAAATAAAAAATAATGCATTTTTTTTACCGGGCTTTATGGAAAACCGGAAGAATAAGCATCATTAATATAACACATAAGTAATTTAAAAAATTATGCCAAGAGCAAAGGTTCAAAGAAAGAGTACTTCGATCGATATGACCGCCATGTGCGACGTGTCTTTCCTATTGCTTACTTTCTTTATATTAACAGCAACAGCACGTCAGCCTGATCCTCTGGAAATAAAAATCCCATCTTCAACATATAAAATTCCGGTTCCGGATGTAGATATCGCGAAGCTTACGATTGGTCATGGACAGGTGTATTATGAGGTAGCAGGCCAGGATGTGAAAGCCGCTACATTGGATAAAATGGCTGCGGAATACAAATTAACTTTTACCCCGGAGCAGCGTAAAAGATTCAGCGTACTTCCTTCATTTGGTGTGCCTATTCAAAATTTAGGTGCCTGGTTGGACCTGACTAACGAAAAAAGGAAGACATCAGGATATGAAACAGGAATTCCTGCGGATTCTACTGACAACCAGTTAGCACAATGGATTATGCAATCCCGTCATGCCGTGGCCGAATTACATTCAACGCCAATGCGTGTGAGTATCAAAGGAGATGCCGATGAGGAGTATCCTGTGGTTAAAAAGATTGTGGATATCCTGCAGAAACAAAAAATTAATAAATTTAGTTTAATTACATCGGCCGAGGGCGGTGCTAAATAAAAACAAACTATGGCAGAATTAGATACCTCCGGCGGGGGCAAAAAAGGCGGTGGTAAGGTAAGGACCAAGAAAGCAAATACGAAAGTAGATTTAACCGCGATGGTGGATTTGGCTTTCTTGCTGATTACGTTCTTTATGTTAACTACATCGCTTTCGAAGCCCATAGCTATGGACATTGCCAAGCCGGATAAAGATGAAAAGAATGAACAAAGGTTAGAACTTCGTGCATCTCAAACCATGACCATCCTGCTTGGAAAGAATGATAAAGTAGCCTGGTATATGGGTGAAGCTGGAAAAAGCCAGCCTAATATCGAGAACTTTAGTCAGATCAGAGCATCCATCATGAAGAACAAAAAGGACGTGCTTGCTAAAAGTGGTAAATCAATCGTTGTGGTGATTAAACCAACTTCAGCTTCAAAGTACAAAAACTTTGTTGACATCATGGATGAATTAAACATTGCGCAAATTAAATCTGCTCCGGCAATCGATGATGAATACATCCTGGATTCGGAAAAAGATTTTATGAGACAGCAAGGAATTTTATAATAATGTTAACATCTAAATATTAAGCAATGTTAGGTTCAAAAATAGATTTATTTGGGAAGGAATGGCTTGATGTTGTTTTTGAAAAGAAAAATAAGGGCTATGGCGCTTACGAGCTTCGCCGTCAAAATTCATCAAATACAACCAAAGCTATGCTTTTGGCAGGAACGGTATTTATACTTGCGTTTCTGACTCCAAAGATCCTAAGCCTGATCGAAGGAGCAGTTCCCGAAGATGAAATCGTTAAACAGGTAGAGGTAACGGTACAACCGCCGCCGCCTGTAAACCCGGAGACTCCGCCACCACCACCGGTAGAGCCACCGCCGCCAAAGCAGGATCAGGTGAAATTTCCACCTCCTATCGTGAAGCCAGATGAGCTGGTACGTGACGAGGAGCCTCCTCAGATTGAGGATTTAAAGAAAGCAGACCCTGGACAAAAAACAATTGCCGGTGATCCGGATGCGGACATCGTAATTGCAGGACCTGTAGGTGATGGTCCTAAACAGGCTGCGGTAGTAGAGGATACTAAAGTATATGATTTCGTAAGTATTGAAACTCAACCTGGTTTCCCGGGCGGTATGGACAAGTTCTATAAATACTTGCAGAAAGCTGTAAGATATCCTCCTATGGCACAGGAAAACAACATTCAAGGTAAAGTATTTTTATCTTTTGTGGTTGAGAAAAATGGTGAATTAACAGACATCAAAGTTGACCGTAAATTGGGCGGTGGTACGGATGAGGAAGCTGTTCGGGTATTAAAGGCTAGTCCGCGCTGGACTCCTGGTATTCAGAATGGTAAACCGGTTCGTGTTAAGTACAACATCCCGATTAGTTTTACTTTATCTCAATAGAAATAAAAAATGTTTGACTTCAATACATTTATGCAGAAATCGCCTCAACAGCGATTTCTGTTCATTTTAGGGCTTGTTTTCTTTTTAGTTTACCTGTTTTTAGGATTGTATCTGATCTTCTGGAAAGACATTCCATTTAACATTTCGCCGGTTTACCGGATCGCTTTTGGTGCATTACTTATTGTCTACTCCATTATCAGGTTTTTTCGCTTAATCTCAACAAAAGAAAATTAAGGCATGAAGAATATTGGTTTTTTACTTTTGCTTGTTCTGCTGATTTCTTGTAGAAATGGTGCGAAAGAAGGTACTGAAGAGGAAGTTTCCCGTACATCGGGAAAGGTTACCTTGCTGGTTGACGAATCTTACGTTGGTATTATAAATAAAGAAATAGAAGTTTTTAAATCGGATTATCCGAATGCTGAATTTAAAATTATTCCTGGTAACGAAAGCAAAATGCTGCCAACCTTCCTGAACGATAGCGTGAGAACGATGGTTTTATCAAGGCCACTTAGTGCAGAGGAAGAGAAACCCTATCAAAAAAAGGGCATCCGGGTTTATACCTCCAGATTTGCCATTGACGGAATTGCTTTGATTACCCATAAAGATAATAGCGACTCTACCATAACTGCAGAAGAAGTAATTGGCATTATGCAGGGAAATGGAGCAGGAAAGAACCTTGTGTTTAATAATCCTTATTCAAGCACGATCAGGTATTTTAAAGAGTTGGCAAAAGTTAAAGAATTGCCTGCCAAGGGTGTTTATACTTTACAGACCAATGACGATGTTATCAAATATGTTGCAGAAAATAAAAACTTTATTGGCGTATTAGGCGTAAATTGGATTATGGAAAATGAGGAGACGATGGCTTCCTCACTGGCCGCTGTGAAATTAATAGGGGTTAAGAATATAAAAGGGAAAAAAGGAGGGGATGCTTATTATAAACCGACCCAGGCAAATCTGATTAGTGGCATTTATCCTTTTTTGAGGAATATATGTATTATTAATGCGGAGGGTAAAGATGGCTTGGCTACGGGTTTTGCAAACTGGTTATTGAGCCCCCGGGGACAATTAATCGTTTTAAAGTCTGCATTTGGTCCAAATCAAATCATCTCAAGGGAATTTAACCTGAAAAGTACAAAGTAAATTATATATTTGGAGCCCAGCCTTTGAAATTAACCTGAAATGGGTAACTTCATGGCCTGCTAAAATGAACAATTAAGAAGAAAACCTGAGAAGTTAGCTTCATAACAACTAAATAAAAATAGACGAACTATGAAACCTGCGAAGCAAGCTTCATAACAACTAAATAAAAATAGACGAACCATGAAACCTGCGAAGCAAGCTTCATAACAACTAAATAAAAATAGACGAACCATGAAACCTGCGAAGCAAGCTTCATAACAACTAAATAAAAATAGACGAACCATGAAAATGACAAAGAAAGCAATAACCCTAAGTTTGGGTTTAGTAGTGATGGGTTCTGCCTCTTTTGCTCAGAATTTAAGTGATGCAAAGAAGGCCATAGATGCCGAACAGTACCAAAAAGCGACCACCATGTTAAAAGCATTGGTGAATTCTCAATCTAGTAAAGGCGAGAATTATTATAGTTTAGGCGAGGTTTACTTGCGTGAAGATTACATCGATTCAGCGCGTGCTGTATTTACAAAAGGTGTAGCTGCTGATCCTAAAAATTCATTGAATTACATTGGTCTTGGCGAAGCAGATTTGCTATCTAATAATGCGGCATCTGCGAATACTAATTTTGCTAAAGCGGTAGAAGTAGCTTCTAAAAAAGACTGGATTCCACAATTATATATTGGAAAGGCGTATTTAGCTGCAGAAAAACCGGATTTTGCTGCTGCATTACCATACCTGCAAAAAGCAGAAGAATTAGATGCAAGTGATAAAGATGCAGAAACTTTTGTAGCTATGGGCGACTATTATGCTGCACAGAAAAAGAACTCTGAAGCTTTACAGAACTATATGCGCGCATTAAACATTGATGGAACGCTTTTGAGGGCTATAGTACAAATTGGCCGGATGTATAAGGAGTCAAGGGCATTCCCTGAATCTGAAGAGCGTCTAAAAGAAGCCATTGCTGGCGATGTGAATTATGGTCCTGCTTACCGCGAGCTTGCAGAGCTGTATATGCAGTGGGCAAACTTTGAGCCTGCAAATTTTGATGCTAAAGCTGCACTTGCATTAGAGAACTACAAAAAATACCTTGATTTAACTGACAAATCATTTGATTCAAGGTTGCGTTATGCGCAGTTCTTGTTCTATGCCCGCGATTTTAAAACTTTGGAAACTGAAGCTTCATCATTGTCTACAGTTAGCCCTAACGACCCTAAAAGCTTAGTGGTATCAAGGATGCGTGGTTACTCTGCTTTTGAGAATAAAAACTATCCTCAGGCTTTGCAATACATGAATGACTTTTTTGCTAAAACAAAAGATACCACGCGTATTATCGCCTCTGACTATTTATATTTAGGTAAAGCACAAGCTTTGACCGGTAACGATAGCCTTGGCGTTAAAAACTTAGTTAAAGCCGTTCAAATGGACTCTACTCAAGTTGAGGCATTGGCTGAAGTTGCAAAATCTTTTTATGATGCTAAGAATTATAAAAAAGCAATGTCTACTTATGAATTGGTTAACCGTTTAAATCCGAATGGTAAAGGTTCTTTGTATAACTTCTTTTACCATGGATTGGCTTCGTATTTCTACTATGCAGCTGGATACAGTGCAAAAACAAATCCTTCTAAAGATATCCTGGTTAGAGCCGACTCATCTTTCGCAACATTAG
The nucleotide sequence above comes from Pedobacter sp. MC2016-14. Encoded proteins:
- the metK gene encoding methionine adenosyltransferase; translated protein: MPYLFTSESVSEGHPDKIADQISDALIDNFLAFDAESKVACETLVTTGQVILAGEVKSKTYLDVQQIARDVIKKIGYTKSEYMFEANSCGILSAIHEQSQDINQGVDRTTKEEQGAGDQGMMFGYATNETENYMPLALDLSHTLLQELAILRRENKEITYLRPDAKSQVTLEYSDNNKPLRIAAIVISTQHDDFDEEATMLAKIKNDLITILIPRIIAKYPQYAHFFNDQIEYHINPTGKFVIGGPHGDTGLTGRKIIVDTYGGKGAHGGGAFSGKDPSKVDRSAAYATRHIAKNLVAAGVADEILVQVSYAIGVAKPMGIYINTYGTSKVKLNDGEIAKIVEEIFDMRPYFIEQRLKLRNPIYSETAAYGHMGRKPETVTKTFRTPNGEEKVLTVELFTWEKLDFTDKVKAAFSFV
- the pckA gene encoding phosphoenolpyruvate carboxykinase (ATP); protein product: MSKVFKNKPDLSRLNLNAERALYQLDVPQLVEEALKNGEGTLADSGALAIDTGEFTGRSPKDRFIVYDDLTRDSVFWGEINIKFSPAHFDSLYDQVTEHLNKNKFYVRDAYACADPAFKTSIRVVTERAYQNLFAHNLFLRYGNQEAEDNEGSDPEWTVVAAPSFLANPVLDGTRQPNFSILNFSRKIILIGGTGYTGEIKKGIFSVLNFILPQNHGMLPMHCSANIGEDGDTAIFFGLSGTGKTTLSADPKRGLIGDDEHGWGRETVFNFEGGCYAKCVDLSFEKEPQIFNAVRFGALLENVNYFAGTRIVDFSDIRKTENTRVAYPIDYISNAVIPSVGNVPKNIFFLTADAFGVLPPISKLTAGQAMFHFISGYTAKVAGTEAGVTEPQLTFSACFGKAFLPLHPTKYAELLGEKLKKHNVKVWLINTGWTGGVYGTGTRMKLAYTRAMITAAMDGLLDEVGFAEHPVFGLMMPMSCPNVPAEILNPRNTWAEGAAYDQKASELAQAFIDNFKQFEEFAGEEMLAAVPKTREIAI
- a CDS encoding translation initiation factor, translating into MSTKKKVLNDFGGIMYSTDPGFVYEEEEQSPREALPNNQQDLRVTLDRKNRGGKAVTLITGFAGTEEELDKLAKTLKSKCGVGGAAKDGEILIQGDFRDKVILLLQKEGFKVKKSGG
- a CDS encoding MotA/TolQ/ExbB proton channel family protein, whose protein sequence is MANAPKPTTVQKESSTASNLFATLVIPICIIIGILLYKFVLGDPANFADGDPTKEPLVGNYAGMAYKGGVIVPVLMGMFLMVIVFSVERFIVIGKATGSGSLDAFVKKVQGLLSANNIEAAMAECDKQKGSVANVIKSGLKKYREMETETNMDTDQKCLAIQKDIEEATTLEMPMLEQNLTVVATLVSVGTLTGLLGTVTGMIKAFGGLATSGAPDQAALASGISEALINTATGIGTSTVAIIMYNILTSKIDKLTYAIDEAGFSIIQTYASTHK
- a CDS encoding diacylglycerol kinase family protein gives rise to the protein MTKTNILFIINPISGGKNKLKIPGIIEAHLDHRQFNANFSFTEYVGHAAEIAEEAANHNFDVIVAVGGDGTINEIGTKVMKSNKVLGIIPFGSGNGLARFLKIPMNTKGAIEVINKLHISKIDTATFNDKYFFNMAGMGFDAHISSIFAGNKKRGLSGYVKLGLKEMMDYKAQQYDITVDGIAYSRKAFVVSIANSSQYGNNAHVSPRASVTDGLLDVCIIKKFPLYKMPVLAMEMILAKTDHSELVEIIRGKHIQIGREADAAIHIDGEPFFMGADIEITVDPLSLQIITPL
- a CDS encoding energy transducer TonB; this translates as MLGSKIDLFGKEWLDVVFEKKNKGYGAYELRRQNSSNTTKAMLLAGTVFILAFLTPKILSLIEGAVPEDEIVKQVEVTVQPPPPVNPETPPPPPVEPPPPKQDQVKFPPPIVKPDELVRDEEPPQIEDLKKADPGQKTIAGDPDADIVIAGPVGDGPKQAAVVEDTKVYDFVSIETQPGFPGGMDKFYKYLQKAVRYPPMAQENNIQGKVFLSFVVEKNGELTDIKVDRKLGGGTDEEAVRVLKASPRWTPGIQNGKPVRVKYNIPISFTLSQ
- a CDS encoding PstS family phosphate ABC transporter substrate-binding protein; its protein translation is MKNIGFLLLLVLLISCRNGAKEGTEEEVSRTSGKVTLLVDESYVGIINKEIEVFKSDYPNAEFKIIPGNESKMLPTFLNDSVRTMVLSRPLSAEEEKPYQKKGIRVYTSRFAIDGIALITHKDNSDSTITAEEVIGIMQGNGAGKNLVFNNPYSSTIRYFKELAKVKELPAKGVYTLQTNDDVIKYVAENKNFIGVLGVNWIMENEETMASSLAAVKLIGVKNIKGKKGGDAYYKPTQANLISGIYPFLRNICIINAEGKDGLATGFANWLLSPRGQLIVLKSAFGPNQIISREFNLKSTK
- a CDS encoding biopolymer transporter ExbD is translated as MAELDTSGGGKKGGGKVRTKKANTKVDLTAMVDLAFLLITFFMLTTSLSKPIAMDIAKPDKDEKNEQRLELRASQTMTILLGKNDKVAWYMGEAGKSQPNIENFSQIRASIMKNKKDVLAKSGKSIVVVIKPTSASKYKNFVDIMDELNIAQIKSAPAIDDEYILDSEKDFMRQQGIL
- a CDS encoding biopolymer transporter ExbD, with translation MPRAKVQRKSTSIDMTAMCDVSFLLLTFFILTATARQPDPLEIKIPSSTYKIPVPDVDIAKLTIGHGQVYYEVAGQDVKAATLDKMAAEYKLTFTPEQRKRFSVLPSFGVPIQNLGAWLDLTNEKRKTSGYETGIPADSTDNQLAQWIMQSRHAVAELHSTPMRVSIKGDADEEYPVVKKIVDILQKQKINKFSLITSAEGGAK